A genomic window from Silene latifolia isolate original U9 population chromosome Y, ASM4854445v1, whole genome shotgun sequence includes:
- the LOC141628082 gene encoding uncharacterized protein LOC141628082 yields MGQHPKTAWSNLVWNNWNIPKHSVVAWMIMQDGLNLRTKLYAIGLCPDDDCILCGEQPETSDHLFSEFRFTSKVKDSIADWIGKPMPDPTALISANRNRLQWKAFACVQTAFWYTIWFQRNNARHQLCVQRPDIIAQQLKQLIQRRIRSKMCNLESNGAIDWQASIGFMC; encoded by the coding sequence ATGGGTCAACACCCCAAAACTGCCTGGTCTAATCTTGTATGGAATAACTGGAACATCCCTAAACACTCTGTTGTTGCTTGGATGATTATGCAAGATGGATTAAATCTTAGAACCAAGCTATATGCTATTGGTTTGTGTCCTGATGATGACTGCATCTTATGTGGGGAACAGCCTGAGACAAGTGACCATCTCTTTTCAGAGTTCAGGTTCACTAGTAAGGTTAAGGATAGTATTGCAGATTGGATTGGTAAGCCAATGCCTGATCCTACTGCATTAATATCTGCAAACAGGAACAGATTGCAATGGAAGGCTTTTGCGTGTGTTCAAACAGCATTCTGGTATACCATATGGTTTCAGAGAAATAATGCGAGACATCAGTTGTGTGTTCAGAGACCTGACATTATAGCACAGCAACTGAAGCAGTTAATTCAGAGGAGAATTCGTAGCAAAATGTGTAATCTAGAAAGCAATGGTGCCATTGACTGGCAGGCAAGCATAGGATTTATGTGTTAG